The Planctomycetota bacterium genome contains the following window.
GGCGGTCCAGCTCCGCGCCAGCGACATCCACATCGAGCCGTTCGAGAACCGCGTGCGGATCCGCTACCGGATCGACGGGCGCCTCGTCGAGCGCGACAACCCCCCGCGCCGCCTCCTCGGCGCGATCCTGTCGCGCATCAAGATCCTCTCCAAGCTCGACATCGCCGAGCGCCGCCGCCCCCAGGACGGCCGCATCAAGCTGACCGTCGACGGCAAGGACTACGACCTCCGCGTCAGCGTGCTCCCCACCAACCATGGCCAGTCGGTGGTGATGCGCGTCCTCGACAAGGACAACATCCGCGTCGGCATCCGCCAGCTCGGCCTCTCCGAGCACGACTTCCGCAACTTCAAGAACCTGATCCGCCGCCCCAACGGCATCATCCTCGTGACCGGGCCGACCGGGTCGGGGAAGACGACCACGCTCTACGCCTCGCTCAACGAGCTCAATCGCCCCGACACGAAGATCATCACCGCCGAGGACCCGGTCGAGTACTACCTCGCCGGGATCAACCAGGTCGAGGTGCGCCACCAGATCGGCCTCGACTTCGCGCGCGTGATTCGCGCCATGCTGCGGCAGGCGCCAAACGTCATCCTCGTCGGCGAGATGCGCGACACGGAGACGGCGCAGATGGGGATCCAGGCGTCGCTCACCGGCCACTTGGTGTTCAGCACGCTCCATACCAACGACGCCCCCAGCGCGATCACGCGGATGATCGACATGGGCGTGCCGGCGTATCTCGTGGCCAGCAGCGTGATCGCCGTCCTCGCCCAGCGCCTCGTGCGGATCAACTGCCCGAAGTGCAAGCAGCCGTTCCAGCCGCTCGAGACGCAGATCGAGGCGGCGGGGATCACGGCCGAGCAGCTCAAGGGAGCGACGTTCATGAAGGGGCGCGGCTGCGCCAACTGCCAGAAGACCGGCCACAAGGGGCGCCTCGGGATCTTCGAGCTGATGGTGATGACCAACAAGATCCGCGAGCTCGCCTTCCAGGGGGCCCCGACCCAGGAGATCCGCCGCGCCGCCTGCAGCCAGGGGATGCGGGTGATGTTCGACGACGGCGTGCAGAAAGTGCTCCGCGGGATCACCACGTTCGACGAGGTGTTCCGCGTGGCCAAGAAGGTCGAGGAGTGAGGGCGACGGCGCACGGTCACGGGCCTGGGCTGGCAAGCCGTTCGCGGCAGCGCACGATCTGGCACCGAGCGCCGTCGACCGACCGCACCGGCATGGTCCAAGGACCCTCGTCGCGCGTCCTCACGCTCGTGTGCAGCATCACGGCAGCACCGCCAAGCGTCGCCCCTTCCACCTTCCCAGGGGCCCGCGTAGCCCCTCCGCCGTCGCCCTCGCATCGGCCCGTCACCCACTGGCTGCGGGTCGATGCGAGGGCATAGGCGCGAGGGGCGCCCCCCTCTGCAGAGCCCGAGCCGAGGCTTGTTCCCGCCGCGCATCCTCTGCCCCCACCGCGGTCGGCATTTTTCCTGTCCGCGCGGGACTTTCCTGCCGATGGTGCGCATAATGCAGGCAGGGTGAGTGCGGCGTGGGGACGCCGCCGGAGGTGGGGCGATCGGGCCCCGCTGACGATGTGCGGAGGGGTGTTTCTGGGACCGAAGCGAGCGTCCGCCGGCCGTGGCCGGGCTGGCGGCGAGCGTTCGCCGAGCGCGCTTGGCACGGGGGTCTCGCGGGCTGCAAACCCGGAATCCGCCGTGCTGCGAAAACGGCAGCGGAAGCTAGACTGGGCGTCGCCGGCGTTGCCGTACCAAGTGTCCACTGGTCATGAATCGGCAGGGGTGCCCCGGGAGGCGTTCCGCCGACCCGAGGTTCCCTGCGCCGAGACGACCTGCCGACTGGCCATCCTCCCACGACCGTCCGAGGTGACCCCGCCATGAGCACCGCCACCCCTTCGCCGCAGGCCGCGACCGTCGACAAGCTGCTCAAGGTGGCCCTCGACAACGGGGCCAGCGAGCTGCGCCTCTCCGGCAACCAGCCGCCGATGCTCAAGATCGGCGAGCAGGTGCGGCCGCTGAAGGTCAAGGCCTTCTCCGAGGACGAGGTCGAGGCCCTGGTCGTCGCGATCCTCCCCCCGGGGAGCGATCCGAAACGGTTCGTGTTCACCTCGGCACTGGGGCGCTATGCCGGGGCGGTGATGGACGTCGGCGGGACGAAGGTCGTGCTCCTCCGCCCGGCGACCGACGCCGACGAGCAGGCCGCCGGCTCCCCCGGCACGTCGGGCGACGGGGCGCTCGAGCTCGACATCGTCTCCGACGCGGCGGGCGAGAAGGCCGCCACGGGCCCGGTCGACGAGGCCGCCGCCTACGCCATGCCCAAGGCGGCGGTCGGCACGATCCAGATCGACAAGCTGCTCACCGCCGCCGTCAAGAACGGCGTCAGCGACATCCACATCACCGTCGGCCTGCCGCCGGTGTTCCGGATCGACGGCGGGATGCGGCCGCAGGCCACCAAGGTGCTCACCGCCGACGACACCAACGGCCTGATGAAGGCGATCACGCCGGAGCGTTGCCAGGCGGAGCTGGCCGAGAAGGGGGGCTGCGACTTCGGCTTCGCGTTCGGCGACATGGCGCGGTTTCGCGTCAGCGTGTTCAAGCAGCGCGGCACGATCGCGATGGTGCTGCGGCAGATCCCCAACAAGATGCTGACCCCCGAGCAGCTCGGCGTGCCCGAGGTCTGCAAGAAGATGGTCTGCCGGCCGCGCGGGCTGTTTCTCGTCACCGGGCCGACCGGCTCCGGCAAGAGCACCACGCTCGCCAGCCTGATCAACTTCATCAACGAGACCCACGACCACCACATCATCACGGTCGAGGACCCGATCGAGTTCTACCACCAGAGCAAGAAGAGCACGGTCAACCAGCGCGAGATCGGCGTCGACGTCCACAGCTTTTCCGAGGCGCTCCGCCGCGCGCTGCGGCAGGATCCCGACGTGATCCTCGTCGGCGAGCTCCGCGACCTGGAGACCATGGAGGCGGCGATCACCGCCGCCGAGACGGGCCACGTCGTGTTCGGCACACTCCACACTTCCGGCGCCCAGGGCACGGTCAACCGGATCATCGACGCCTTCCCGACCAGCCAGCAGGAGCAGATCCGCACCCAGCTCTCGACGACGATCATCGGCGTCGTCTCGCAGGCCCTGCTGCCGAAGATCGGCGGCGGGCGCGTGGCGGCCTACGAGATCCTCGTCTGCACCCCGGCGATCGGGAATCTGATCCGCGAGAACAAGACCTTCCGTATCAACTCGGCGATCCAGACCGGCGCCAAGCTCGGCATGCAGCTCCTCGACGACCATCTGTTCCGCCTGTGGAACGAGAAGAAGGTCAGCGAGGAGGCGGTGATCGGCCGGGCGCAGTCGCCCGACGACCTGGCGATGCGGATCGCCAATGCCAAGCGCGGCGTGTTCGACGACGAGGAAGACATCGCGCGCAAAGCGAAGATGGAGCACTGATTTCACCGTGGACAAAGCCATCCATGACCCTTGCCCACGGTGGCGACCGCGGGGAACTCAGACGGTTCCCCGGTTCGCCGTCCGCCGCCTCCAGCGGCGGAGTCCCCTGCCCACTGCCTGCTAGGTAATCGGAGCGGCAAGCGATGGCCCTGAAACGGATCGGCCAGATCCTCCTCGACCTCGGTCTGTGCGACGAGCAGCAGCTCGCCATGATGCTCGAGGAGCAGCAGGCGCGCGGCGGCGAGCTCCTCGGCAAGGTCGGGGTGTCGCTCGGCTTCTTCACCGAGGAGCAGCTCGGCGAGGCGCTGGCCGAGCAGTGGAACACGACCTTCGTCACCCTCTACGACCGCGCGATCCCGGCCGAGGTCCTCAAGCTCGTCAGCGAGCCGATGGCGCAGTTGTATCGCGTCATCCCCCTCGAGCTCGCCGGCGAGCGCCTCACCGTGGCCACTGCCGAGCCGCAGAAGCTGCAGGTCGCCGACGAGCTGCGCACGTTCCTCGGCTACGACATCCACAACTGCGTCGCCACCGAGTCGGAGATCACCAAGGCGATCGAGAAGTACTACTCGTCCGACACCGAGAGCGTGGAGTCGCTCGTCGAGTCGCTCGAGGCGGATTCCGACCTCGCCGCCCAGGCCGCCGCCGCCGGCAAGGAGGGCGCCACCGACCTGACGAGCGTCGAGGCCCTGGCCGAAAGCGCCCCGGTCCGCAAGCTGCTCAACATGGTGCTGTTGCTCGCGATCCGCGACGGCGCCAGCGACATCCACTTCGAGCCGTTCGAGTCCGAATTCCGCATCCGGCTCAAGAGCGAGGGGGTGCTCCAGGAGATGGTGCCGCCCCCCAAGCACCTGGCGTTCGCGATCACCACGCGGATCAAGGTGATGGCGAATCTCGACATCGCCGAGCGCCGCCTCCCGCAAGACGGCCGCATCGAGCTCAACGTCGGCGGCCATCCGGTCGATCTGCGCGTCAGCGTGCTGCCGACGCTGTTCGGCGAGAGCGTCGTGATGCGGGTCCTCGACCGCGGCGTGGTCTCGCTCGACCTCGACAAGATCGGGATGGCGCCGGCGATGCTGCGCCAGTTCCGCGACGTGATGAAGCGGCCCAACGGCATCATCCTCGTCACCGGACCGACCGGCTCGGGGAAGACGACCACGCTCTACTCGGCCCTTTCCGAGCTCAACGACATCGAAGACAAGCTGATCACCACCGAGGATCCGGTGGAGTACGACATCGACGGCATCGTCCAGGTGCAGATCGATTCCGAGATCGGCAACACCTTCGCCCACTGCCTGCGCTCGATCCTCCGCCAGGACCCCGACCGGATC
Protein-coding sequences here:
- a CDS encoding type IV pilus twitching motility protein PilT encodes the protein MPKAAVGTIQIDKLLTAAVKNGVSDIHITVGLPPVFRIDGGMRPQATKVLTADDTNGLMKAITPERCQAELAEKGGCDFGFAFGDMARFRVSVFKQRGTIAMVLRQIPNKMLTPEQLGVPEVCKKMVCRPRGLFLVTGPTGSGKSTTLASLINFINETHDHHIITVEDPIEFYHQSKKSTVNQREIGVDVHSFSEALRRALRQDPDVILVGELRDLETMEAAITAAETGHVVFGTLHTSGAQGTVNRIIDAFPTSQQEQIRTQLSTTIIGVVSQALLPKIGGGRVAAYEILVCTPAIGNLIRENKTFRINSAIQTGAKLGMQLLDDHLFRLWNEKKVSEEAVIGRAQSPDDLAMRIANAKRGVFDDEEDIARKAKMEH
- a CDS encoding pilus assembly protein PilB, coding for MALKRIGQILLDLGLCDEQQLAMMLEEQQARGGELLGKVGVSLGFFTEEQLGEALAEQWNTTFVTLYDRAIPAEVLKLVSEPMAQLYRVIPLELAGERLTVATAEPQKLQVADELRTFLGYDIHNCVATESEITKAIEKYYSSDTESVESLVESLEADSDLAAQAAAAGKEGATDLTSVEALAESAPVRKLLNMVLLLAIRDGASDIHFEPFESEFRIRLKSEGVLQEMVPPPKHLAFAITTRIKVMANLDIAERRLPQDGRIELNVGGHPVDLRVSVLPTLFGESVVMRVLDRGVVSLDLDKIGMAPAMLRQFRDVMKRPNGIILVTGPTGSGKTTTLYSALSELNDIEDKLITTEDPVEYDIDGIVQVQIDSEIGNTFAHCLRSILRQDPDRILVGEIRDVETAEIAVQASLTGHMVFSTLHTNDSPATVTRLRDMGVPPFLITATVEAILAQRLVRRICANCREEIVPGADVLADLELTSDQLVGKKFYRGKGCEKCNRTGYKGRMGLYELLMVNDDLRALIARNASTEELRNLARKQGMVTLRDSGMEAVFAGSTTAEEVIRETILEA
- a CDS encoding type II/IV secretion system protein, which codes for MAISDAFSSLLVSEGLVSAEQLAEVTRIAGSSGKKMHEEIVRLGYAPGDKVMRALAKAYRMKFVDLATAAVPQETIELLPESVARENSIFPISIEGATLRVASCDPTDLDTQEKLRFILNRDVEIALAPREQIIEAINRHYGASDGESADSMLQEFTDTAIDFTETAVEQAAAQATEDNSDAPVVKLVNLVITEAVQLRASDIHIEPFENRVRIRYRIDGRLVERDNPPRRLLGAILSRIKILSKLDIAERRRPQDGRIKLTVDGKDYDLRVSVLPTNHGQSVVMRVLDKDNIRVGIRQLGLSEHDFRNFKNLIRRPNGIILVTGPTGSGKTTTLYASLNELNRPDTKIITAEDPVEYYLAGINQVEVRHQIGLDFARVIRAMLRQAPNVILVGEMRDTETAQMGIQASLTGHLVFSTLHTNDAPSAITRMIDMGVPAYLVASSVIAVLAQRLVRINCPKCKQPFQPLETQIEAAGITAEQLKGATFMKGRGCANCQKTGHKGRLGIFELMVMTNKIRELAFQGAPTQEIRRAACSQGMRVMFDDGVQKVLRGITTFDEVFRVAKKVEE